The genomic stretch GCGTGATTTCTTGGAGCAGGCCCTCACCTCGGTGCGCAAGGCCGTGCAAGGGATTGCGGCAGAGGTGTGGGTGGTTGACAACGCCTCCACCGATGGCACCGTGGCGATGGTGGGACGTTCGTTTCCGGAGGTGCGGCTCATTGCCAATCAGACGAACGTGGGCTTTGCGGCCGCCAACAATCAGGTGTTGCGCCAGAGTGAAGCCCAGGTGTTTTGCCTCCTCAATCCCGATACCGTGGTGCAGGAGGACACGTTCCGAACTCTATTGGCCTTTCTCCGGGCGCATCCTGAGGCGGGGATGGTCGGTTGCAAAATCTTGAATCCGGATGGTTCGCTGCAGCAGGCCTGCAGGCGAAGCATCCCTACACCCTGGGTAGCGTTCACGAAGCTGGTGGGCTTGAGCCGCCTCTTCCCCAAGAGCAGGCTGTTTGGGCGCTACAACCTCACTTACCTTGACCCGGACCAAACCTATGAGGTGGAAGCCATTTCGGGCTCCTTCATGATGGTGCGCCGGGAAGCGGTCGCGCAGGTTGGCCTCTTGGACGAGACTTTTTTCCTCTACGGTGAGGACCTTGACTGGTGTTGGCGCTTCAGGAATGCGGGCTGGAAGGTCTACTACGTCCCCGAGACCAAGATTGTGCACTTTAAAGGGGAAAGCTCGCGGCGCAGCGGGTTCGACAGTCTGCGGCTCTTCTATCAAGCGATGCATCTCTTCGTGCGTAAGCACTTCGCCGGACGCTCTTTCTTTCCCTTGCGCTGGTTCTTGGTGCTGGCGATCTGGTTGAGGGCTGCGCTGTCGTTTTTCAACCGCGCGGCGCGGGTGGCTGCGGAGCCGGTAATCGACCTGGCGCTGATGTACGTGGCAGTAACCATCGCCGTGGAAATCTGGTTCGGTAACCTCGTCCACTTGCCGAGCTTTCTCGCGGTGAATGTCTTCTACTCGCTCGTCTGGCTTATGTGCCTGGCAGCGAACGGCTGCTACGGAGCGAAGCGGTACTCGTCGACTGCGGCCGCAGCCGCGATGCTTGCCGGGCTGGTGGTCAATTCGGCGTTTACGTTCTTTTTCAAACAGTATGGCTTCTCCCGAGCGGTGGTGCTCATTTCCGGGGTGCTGAACTTGGCGTTGATCTCCGGGTGGCGGATTCTTGTCCGTCTACTGCCCCGCCTTGGCCTCCCTTTCCGTGGGACGCTGGGTAAGTCTCTGCTCCGGCGACGGACGCTTCTGGTCGGCGACCGTCGCTCTGTGCGCGATCTATTGCGCAGACTGCGGAGCAGATTCGAGAGCTCCTACGAGGTTGTGGGGATTGTCAGCCTGGACGGCGCGGCGAGTGGGGAGGAGTTGGAGGGAGTGCCGGTGTTCGCGGCCAGCGGCCAATTAGACGAGCTCTTCCGTGCCCATCGTGTCCAGGAAGTCATCTTCTCTACTGACCGTATCCCTTATGATCGTATCCTCGACCTGATGGACCGCGCCAATCGCTCGCGGGTGAGTTTCAAGCTAGTCCCCAGCCACTTGGAGGTGATTATCGGCAAGGCGTCCATCGATAGCCTCGCGGAGATACCCTTGGTGGAGGTCGAATACCGCTTTAGCAGCGCGTGGCACCGCTTCGTGAAGCGCGCACTGGACGTCGGCGTTGCCTTACCGGCCCTTGCTTTCGTAGCACCGGTGATGCTGTACTTCCTGGTGGCTCGTGGCTACCGGCTGCGGAGACGCCTCATCGTGGGGCGGGAGGGGAAACTGGTGGCTGCGCACGAGCTTGTGGCTCGA from Calditrichota bacterium encodes the following:
- a CDS encoding glycosyltransferase, whose product is MSATPELAIIIVSYNVRDFLEQALTSVRKAVQGIAAEVWVVDNASTDGTVAMVGRSFPEVRLIANQTNVGFAAANNQVLRQSEAQVFCLLNPDTVVQEDTFRTLLAFLRAHPEAGMVGCKILNPDGSLQQACRRSIPTPWVAFTKLVGLSRLFPKSRLFGRYNLTYLDPDQTYEVEAISGSFMMVRREAVAQVGLLDETFFLYGEDLDWCWRFRNAGWKVYYVPETKIVHFKGESSRRSGFDSLRLFYQAMHLFVRKHFAGRSFFPLRWFLVLAIWLRAALSFFNRAARVAAEPVIDLALMYVAVTIAVEIWFGNLVHLPSFLAVNVFYSLVWLMCLAANGCYGAKRYSSTAAAAAMLAGLVVNSAFTFFFKQYGFSRAVVLISGVLNLALISGWRILVRLLPRLGLPFRGTLGKSLLRRRTLLVGDRRSVRDLLRRLRSRFESSYEVVGIVSLDGAASGEELEGVPVFAASGQLDELFRAHRVQEVIFSTDRIPYDRILDLMDRANRSRVSFKLVPSHLEVIIGKASIDSLAEIPLVEVEYRFSSAWHRFVKRALDVGVALPALAFVAPVMLYFLVARGYRLRRRLIVGREGKLVAAHELVARDGTKVSRLPLLWDVLVGNLTLVGAEFSSEPSAEVPKQLKPGITGITQLKGSRDLTTKEKERQLLY